A section of the Halichoerus grypus chromosome 11, mHalGry1.hap1.1, whole genome shotgun sequence genome encodes:
- the CYB561A3 gene encoding lysosomal membrane ascorbate-dependent ferrireductase CYB561A3 isoform X1 — MAVGWFYLSFYALCFLGLMCIILTIYWMQLWHGGFAWDGTILMFNYHPVLMVVGLVVLYSAASLVYRLPRSWVGPKLPWKIGHAALHLLAFILTVLGMVAVFQFHHHSKVAKLYSLHSWLGIVTVFLFACQWFLGFAVFLLPWASVWLRSLLKPIHLFFGVIILSLSIASVISGINEKLFFSLNNATQPYSSLPSEAIFANSLGMLVVIFGLLVLYILLVSSWKRPEPGILTEGQVWGPGLPFQVGVGPGFEKGHPGKSWALPGRPLSGVVGNQVA; from the exons ATGGCTGTGGGATGGTTCTACTTGTCCTTCTACGCACTGTGTTTCCTGGGATTGATGTGCATCATCCTTACCATCTATTGGATGCAGCTGTGGCATGGTGGCTTTGCCTGGGATGGCACCATTCTCATGTTCAactatcacccagtgctcatggtTGTGGGCTTAGTGGTACTCTACAGTGCTG CCTCGCTGGTGTACCGCCTGCCGCGGTCCTGGGTGGGGCCCAAGCTGCCATGGAAGATTGGCCACGCGGCCCTGCACCTGCTGGCCTTCATCCTGACCGTGCTGGGGATGGTCGCCGTCTTTCAGTTCCACCACCACTCCAAGGTCGCCAAACTCTACTCCCTGCACAGCTGGCTGGGCATTGTCACCGTCTTCCTTTTTGCCTGCCAG TGGTTCCTGGGCTTTGCCGTCTTCCTGCTGCCCTGGGCATCCGTGTGGCTGCGCAGCCTCCTTAAACCCATCCACCTCTTCTTTGGCGTCATCATCCTCTCTCTGTCCATCGCGTCTGTCATTTCCGGCATTAATGAGAAGCTTTTCTTCAGTTT GAACAATGCCACCCAGCCATATTCCAGTCTGCCCAGTGAGGCTATCTTTGCCAACAGCCTTGGGATGCTGGTGGTGATCTTCGGGCTCCTGGTGCTCTACATCCTCCTGGTTTCATCTTGGAAACGCCCAGAGCCAGGGATCCTGACTGAAGGACAGGTATGGGGTCCTGGTCTCCCCTTCCAGGTTGGGGTAGGGCCAGGTTTCGAGAAGGGTCACCCAGGAAAGTCTTGGGCCTTGCCAGGAAGACCACTCAGTGGCGTGGTGGGAAACCAAGTAGCTTGA
- the TMEM138 gene encoding transmembrane protein 138 isoform X3: MLQTSNYSLVLSLQFLLLSYDLFVNSFSELLRMDPVIQLVLFIIQDIAILFNIIIIFLMFFNTFVFQAGLVNLLFHKFKGTIILTAVYFALSISLHVWVMNLRWKNSNRFVWTDGLQTLFVFQRLAVFYCYFYKRTAVRLGDPRFYHDSLWLRKEFTQVQR; the protein is encoded by the exons ATGCTCCAGACCAGTAACTATAGCCTGGTGCTCTCCCTGCAGTTCCTGCTGCTGTCCTATGACCTCTTTGTCAATTCCTTCTCGGAGCTACTCCGGATGGATCCTGTCATCCAGCTGGTGCTCTTCAT CATCCAGGATATCGCAATCCTcttcaacatcatcatcattttcctCATGTTCTTCAACACCTTCGTCTTCCAGGCTGGCTTGGTCAACCTCCTCTTCCACAAGTTCAAAGGGACCATCATCCTCACAGCTGTATACTTTGCCCTCAGCATCTCCCTTCATGTCTGGGTCATG AACTTACGCTGGAAAAACTCCAACCGCTTTGTCTGGACAGATGGACTTCAAACGCTGTTTGTATTCCAGAGACTAG CGGTGTTTTACTGCTACTTCTACAAACGGACAGCTGTGAGACTGGGCGATCCTCGCTTCTACCATGACTCGTTATGGCTGCGCAAGGAGTTCACACAAGTCCAAAGGTGA
- the TKFC gene encoding triokinase/FMN cyclase isoform X2: MTSKKLVNTVAGCADEALAGLVACNPNLQLLHGHRVALRSDLDSLKGRVALLSGGGSGHEPAHAVGTLLIVKNYTGDRLNFGLAREQARAEGIPVEMVVIGDDSAFTVLKKAGRRGLCGTVLIHKVAGALAEAGMGLEEITNRVSAVAKAMGTLGVSLSSCSVPGSRPTFELSPDEVELGLGIHGEAGVRRIKMASANEIVTLMLDHMTASSSVSRVPVQSGSSVVLMVNNLGGLSFLELGIIADAAVRTLEGRGVKIARALVGTFMTALEMPGISLTLLLVDEPLLKLIDAETTASAWPNVAKVSVTGRKRSRAAPAEPLEAPVSTVAGGLTSKRVVLVVERVCTTLLGLEEHLNALDRAAGDGDCGTTHSRAARAIQGWLKEGPPPASPAQLLSKLSLLLLEKMGGSSGALYGLFLTAAAQPLKAKTDLPAWCAAMDAGLEAMQKYGKAAPGDRTMLDSLWAAGQELQAWKSPGANLLEVLTKAVQSAEAAAEATKNMEAGAGRASYISSARLDKPDPGAVAAAAVLRAILEALQGQGV; the protein is encoded by the exons ATG ACCTCCAAAAAGCTGGTGAACACGGTGGCGGGCTGTGCCGACGAAGCCTTGGCTGGTCTGGTGGCCTGCAACCCCAACCTGCAGCTCCTGCACGGCCACCGTGTGGCTCTCCGTTCTGACCTGGACAGCCTCAAGGGCCGGGTGGCGCTGCTGTCGGGTGGGGGCTCTGGCCATGAGCCTGCCCATGCCG TGGGGACCCTCCTCATCGTGAAGAACTACACTGGGGATCGGCTCAACTTCGGCCTGGCCCGGGAGCAGGCCCGGGCTGAGGGCATCCCCGTGGAGATGGTGGTCATTGGGGACGACAGTGCTTTCACCGTCCTGAAGAAGGCGGGCAGGCGGGGACTCTGCGGCACAGTGCTCATACACAAG GTGGCAGGTGCCCTGGCTGAGGCAGGTATGGGGCTGGAGGAAATCACAAATCGGGTGAGCGCGGTTGCCAAGGCCATGG GGACCCTGGGAGTGAGTTTGTCCTCCTGCAGCGTCCCTGGCTCCAGACCCACCTTTGAGCTCTCACCAGATGAGGTAGAGCTGGGCCTGG GGATCCACGGGGAAGCTGGCGTGCGCCGGATAAAG ATGGCAAGCGCCAACGAGATTGTGACACTCATGTTGGACCACATGACGGCCTCCTCCAGCGTGTCCCGGGTGCCTGTGCAGTCCG GCTCCTCCGTGGTGCTCATGGTCAACAACCTTGGTGGCTTGTCATTCCTGGAACTGGGCATCATAGCCGACGCTGCTGTCCGCACTCTAG AGGGCCGCGGGGTGAAGATCGCCCGTGCCCTGGTGGGCACCTTCATGACAGCCCTGGAGATGCCCGGcatctctctcactcttctgCTGGTGGATGAGCCTCTCCTGAAACTGATCG ATGCTGAAACCACCGCGTCAGCCTGGCCTAACGTGGCCAAGGTCTCTGTGACTGGGCGGAAGCGGAGCCGGGCCGCCCCTGCTGAGCCTCTGGAGGCCCCCGTTTCCACTGTTGCAGGAG GTTTGACCTCAAAGCGGGTGGTCCTCGTGGTGGAGCGGGTGTGCACCACCCTTCTGGGCCTGGAGGAGCATCTGAATGCCCTGGACCGCGCTGCCGGTGACGGGGACTGTGGCACCACCCACAGCCGCGCTGCCAGAG CCATCCAGGGGTGGCTGAAGGAGGGCCCACCCcctgccagccctgcccagctACTCTCTAAACTGTCCCTCTTGCTTCTGGAGAAAATGGGAGGCTCATCTGGGGCG CTTTACGGCCTGTTCCTGACTGCAGCAGCCCAGCCACTCAAGGCCAAGACTGACCTGCCAGCCTGGTGTGCTGCCATGGATGCCGGCCTAGAGGCCATGCAGAA GTACGGGAAGGCTGCTCCAGGGGACAGGACCATG CTGGATTCCCTGTGGGCAGCAGGACAGGAGCTCCAAGCCTGGAAAAGCCCAGGGGCCAATCTGTTGGAAGTTTTGACCAAAGCAGTCCAG AGCGCAGAAGCTGCAGCCGAGGCCACCAAGAACATGGAAGCTGGAGCTGGAAGAGCCAGTTACATCAGCTCCGCGCGGCTGGACAAGCCGGACCCTGGGGCAGTGGCAGCCGCAGCCGTCCTCCGCGCCATCCTGGAGGCCTTGCAGGGCCAGGGCGTGTGA
- the CYB561A3 gene encoding lysosomal membrane ascorbate-dependent ferrireductase CYB561A3 isoform X2 has protein sequence MAVGWFYLSFYALCFLGLMCIILTIYWMQLWHGGFAWDGTILMFNYHPVLMVVGLVVLYSAASLVYRLPRSWVGPKLPWKIGHAALHLLAFILTVLGMVAVFQFHHHSKVAKLYSLHSWLGIVTVFLFACQWFLGFAVFLLPWASVWLRSLLKPIHLFFGVIILSLSIASVISGINEKLFFSLNNATQPYSSLPSEAIFANSLGMLVVIFGLLVLYILLVSSWKRPEPGILTEGQPLLRDGE, from the exons ATGGCTGTGGGATGGTTCTACTTGTCCTTCTACGCACTGTGTTTCCTGGGATTGATGTGCATCATCCTTACCATCTATTGGATGCAGCTGTGGCATGGTGGCTTTGCCTGGGATGGCACCATTCTCATGTTCAactatcacccagtgctcatggtTGTGGGCTTAGTGGTACTCTACAGTGCTG CCTCGCTGGTGTACCGCCTGCCGCGGTCCTGGGTGGGGCCCAAGCTGCCATGGAAGATTGGCCACGCGGCCCTGCACCTGCTGGCCTTCATCCTGACCGTGCTGGGGATGGTCGCCGTCTTTCAGTTCCACCACCACTCCAAGGTCGCCAAACTCTACTCCCTGCACAGCTGGCTGGGCATTGTCACCGTCTTCCTTTTTGCCTGCCAG TGGTTCCTGGGCTTTGCCGTCTTCCTGCTGCCCTGGGCATCCGTGTGGCTGCGCAGCCTCCTTAAACCCATCCACCTCTTCTTTGGCGTCATCATCCTCTCTCTGTCCATCGCGTCTGTCATTTCCGGCATTAATGAGAAGCTTTTCTTCAGTTT GAACAATGCCACCCAGCCATATTCCAGTCTGCCCAGTGAGGCTATCTTTGCCAACAGCCTTGGGATGCTGGTGGTGATCTTCGGGCTCCTGGTGCTCTACATCCTCCTGGTTTCATCTTGGAAACGCCCAGAGCCAGGGATCCTGACTGAAGGACAG CCCCTGTTGCGTGATGGGGAGTGA
- the TKFC gene encoding triokinase/FMN cyclase isoform X1 — translation MTSKKLVNTVAGCADEALAGLVACNPNLQLLHGHRVALRSDLDSLKGRVALLSGGGSGHEPAHAGFIGKGMLTGVIAGAVFTSPAVGSILAAIRAVAQAGTVGTLLIVKNYTGDRLNFGLAREQARAEGIPVEMVVIGDDSAFTVLKKAGRRGLCGTVLIHKVAGALAEAGMGLEEITNRVSAVAKAMGTLGVSLSSCSVPGSRPTFELSPDEVELGLGIHGEAGVRRIKMASANEIVTLMLDHMTASSSVSRVPVQSGSSVVLMVNNLGGLSFLELGIIADAAVRTLEGRGVKIARALVGTFMTALEMPGISLTLLLVDEPLLKLIDAETTASAWPNVAKVSVTGRKRSRAAPAEPLEAPVSTVAGGLTSKRVVLVVERVCTTLLGLEEHLNALDRAAGDGDCGTTHSRAARAIQGWLKEGPPPASPAQLLSKLSLLLLEKMGGSSGALYGLFLTAAAQPLKAKTDLPAWCAAMDAGLEAMQKYGKAAPGDRTMLDSLWAAGQELQAWKSPGANLLEVLTKAVQSAEAAAEATKNMEAGAGRASYISSARLDKPDPGAVAAAAVLRAILEALQGQGV, via the exons ATG ACCTCCAAAAAGCTGGTGAACACGGTGGCGGGCTGTGCCGACGAAGCCTTGGCTGGTCTGGTGGCCTGCAACCCCAACCTGCAGCTCCTGCACGGCCACCGTGTGGCTCTCCGTTCTGACCTGGACAGCCTCAAGGGCCGGGTGGCGCTGCTGTCGGGTGGGGGCTCTGGCCATGAGCCTGCCCATGCCG GTTTCATAGGGAAGGGGATGCTGACGGGGGTCATCGCGGGGGCCGTGTTCACCTCCCCGGCGGTGGGCAGCATCCTGGCAGCCATCAGGGCAGTGGCCCAGGCAGGCACAG TGGGGACCCTCCTCATCGTGAAGAACTACACTGGGGATCGGCTCAACTTCGGCCTGGCCCGGGAGCAGGCCCGGGCTGAGGGCATCCCCGTGGAGATGGTGGTCATTGGGGACGACAGTGCTTTCACCGTCCTGAAGAAGGCGGGCAGGCGGGGACTCTGCGGCACAGTGCTCATACACAAG GTGGCAGGTGCCCTGGCTGAGGCAGGTATGGGGCTGGAGGAAATCACAAATCGGGTGAGCGCGGTTGCCAAGGCCATGG GGACCCTGGGAGTGAGTTTGTCCTCCTGCAGCGTCCCTGGCTCCAGACCCACCTTTGAGCTCTCACCAGATGAGGTAGAGCTGGGCCTGG GGATCCACGGGGAAGCTGGCGTGCGCCGGATAAAG ATGGCAAGCGCCAACGAGATTGTGACACTCATGTTGGACCACATGACGGCCTCCTCCAGCGTGTCCCGGGTGCCTGTGCAGTCCG GCTCCTCCGTGGTGCTCATGGTCAACAACCTTGGTGGCTTGTCATTCCTGGAACTGGGCATCATAGCCGACGCTGCTGTCCGCACTCTAG AGGGCCGCGGGGTGAAGATCGCCCGTGCCCTGGTGGGCACCTTCATGACAGCCCTGGAGATGCCCGGcatctctctcactcttctgCTGGTGGATGAGCCTCTCCTGAAACTGATCG ATGCTGAAACCACCGCGTCAGCCTGGCCTAACGTGGCCAAGGTCTCTGTGACTGGGCGGAAGCGGAGCCGGGCCGCCCCTGCTGAGCCTCTGGAGGCCCCCGTTTCCACTGTTGCAGGAG GTTTGACCTCAAAGCGGGTGGTCCTCGTGGTGGAGCGGGTGTGCACCACCCTTCTGGGCCTGGAGGAGCATCTGAATGCCCTGGACCGCGCTGCCGGTGACGGGGACTGTGGCACCACCCACAGCCGCGCTGCCAGAG CCATCCAGGGGTGGCTGAAGGAGGGCCCACCCcctgccagccctgcccagctACTCTCTAAACTGTCCCTCTTGCTTCTGGAGAAAATGGGAGGCTCATCTGGGGCG CTTTACGGCCTGTTCCTGACTGCAGCAGCCCAGCCACTCAAGGCCAAGACTGACCTGCCAGCCTGGTGTGCTGCCATGGATGCCGGCCTAGAGGCCATGCAGAA GTACGGGAAGGCTGCTCCAGGGGACAGGACCATG CTGGATTCCCTGTGGGCAGCAGGACAGGAGCTCCAAGCCTGGAAAAGCCCAGGGGCCAATCTGTTGGAAGTTTTGACCAAAGCAGTCCAG AGCGCAGAAGCTGCAGCCGAGGCCACCAAGAACATGGAAGCTGGAGCTGGAAGAGCCAGTTACATCAGCTCCGCGCGGCTGGACAAGCCGGACCCTGGGGCAGTGGCAGCCGCAGCCGTCCTCCGCGCCATCCTGGAGGCCTTGCAGGGCCAGGGCGTGTGA
- the TMEM138 gene encoding transmembrane protein 138 isoform X2, whose translation MLQTSNYSLVLSLQFLLLSYDLFVNSFSELLRMDPVIQLVLFIIQDIAILFNIIIIFLMFFNTFVFQAGLVNLLFHKFKGTIILTAVYFALSISLHVWVMNLRWKNSNRFVWTDGLQTLFVFQRLAAVFYCYFYKRTAVRLGDPRFYHDSLWLRKEFTQVQRDPPLLAHIQWCPPSTHL comes from the exons ATGCTCCAGACCAGTAACTATAGCCTGGTGCTCTCCCTGCAGTTCCTGCTGCTGTCCTATGACCTCTTTGTCAATTCCTTCTCGGAGCTACTCCGGATGGATCCTGTCATCCAGCTGGTGCTCTTCAT CATCCAGGATATCGCAATCCTcttcaacatcatcatcattttcctCATGTTCTTCAACACCTTCGTCTTCCAGGCTGGCTTGGTCAACCTCCTCTTCCACAAGTTCAAAGGGACCATCATCCTCACAGCTGTATACTTTGCCCTCAGCATCTCCCTTCATGTCTGGGTCATG AACTTACGCTGGAAAAACTCCAACCGCTTTGTCTGGACAGATGGACTTCAAACGCTGTTTGTATTCCAGAGACTAG CAGCGGTGTTTTACTGCTACTTCTACAAACGGACAGCTGTGAGACTGGGCGATCCTCGCTTCTACCATGACTCGTTATGGCTGCGCAAGGAGTTCACACAAGTCCAAAG